In the Lysinibacillus sp. PLM2 genome, one interval contains:
- the noc gene encoding nucleoid occlusion protein produces MKSPFSRFFGGGDKLESEVKSDVGVAESRATEEVVKIPIEKIVPNRYQPRTVFDEEKIEELARTIHTHGVIQPIVVRKFDENQYEIIAGERRYRAMKKLNWSEVPAIVRSLSDKETASIALIENLQREELTAIEEAMAYQQLLELHSLTQEALAQRLGKGQSTIANKIRLLKLPQNVQDAILNREISERHARALITVKDEEVQGKLVELIKEYDWNVRQLEDYIQQLLTPKEEESVKKEKAKRKAISKDIRIALNTIRQSLSMVSKSGINVKTEEEDTEDFYQITVKIPKKKN; encoded by the coding sequence ATGAAAAGTCCTTTTTCACGTTTTTTCGGAGGCGGGGATAAACTAGAATCTGAGGTTAAAAGCGATGTAGGAGTTGCAGAGAGTAGGGCAACAGAAGAAGTCGTAAAAATACCAATCGAAAAAATCGTTCCGAATCGTTACCAACCTCGAACTGTTTTTGATGAAGAAAAAATTGAAGAATTAGCAAGAACAATTCATACCCATGGTGTGATTCAACCAATTGTTGTTAGAAAGTTTGACGAAAATCAGTATGAAATCATTGCCGGAGAACGTCGATATAGAGCAATGAAAAAGCTGAATTGGTCTGAAGTTCCTGCAATTGTGCGTAGTTTAAGTGATAAAGAGACTGCTTCAATTGCCTTGATTGAAAATCTTCAGCGAGAAGAATTAACGGCAATAGAAGAAGCAATGGCTTATCAGCAATTATTAGAACTCCATTCATTGACACAAGAAGCACTTGCTCAACGTCTAGGAAAAGGTCAGTCAACCATTGCAAATAAGATAAGATTATTAAAACTACCACAAAATGTACAAGATGCTATATTAAATAGAGAAATATCTGAAAGACACGCACGTGCATTAATTACAGTAAAAGATGAGGAAGTTCAAGGGAAGTTAGTTGAATTAATTAAAGAATATGATTGGAATGTTCGTCAGCTTGAAGATTATATTCAACAATTATTAACTCCTAAAGAAGAAGAAAGCGTCAAAAAGGAAAAAGCAAAACGTAAAGCAATTAGTAAAGACATCCGAATTGCCCTAAATACAATTCGCCAGTCTTTATCAATGGTTTCAAAAAGTGGTATTAACGTGAAGACAGAGGAAGAAGATACTGAAGATTTCTACCAAATCACTGTAAAAATACCGAAGAAAAAGAATTAA
- a CDS encoding mechanosensitive ion channel protein MscS, with protein sequence MTEENIEINPESIAKTTGRFWSYFTSEGLWDYVIESSIKIISILLISYLVIFIGKKIITRLFTLRLKTPLKQSERRQTTLVKLLHSVLTYVVYFSAIIAVLSALKIEVMGLLAGAGIAGLAIGFGAQSLVKDVITGFFIILEDQFAVGDYVKLTTSNVAEGTVSEIGLRTTKLIAFTGELYIIPNGQIMDVVNYSINNSKGIIDLQVGIEADIEKIEKLVTEYLQTLPAQYEEVEGVPIFVGVQNIVGTEVTVRIVVETKPYQHFGISRIIKRDVKDIFEKNGIPMPYQKMMVYNQESNKTGGDDA encoded by the coding sequence ATGACTGAAGAAAATATTGAAATCAACCCAGAATCAATAGCAAAAACTACTGGGCGATTTTGGAGTTACTTTACGAGCGAAGGATTATGGGATTATGTGATTGAATCATCGATTAAGATTATTTCTATTCTTCTTATATCCTATTTAGTCATTTTTATAGGAAAAAAAATTATCACAAGATTATTTACTTTAAGGTTAAAAACACCTTTAAAACAATCCGAGCGACGTCAAACAACACTTGTGAAGCTACTTCATAGTGTGCTTACCTATGTAGTTTACTTTTCAGCTATCATAGCTGTTTTATCTGCATTGAAAATAGAGGTAATGGGGTTATTAGCAGGGGCAGGAATTGCAGGGTTAGCCATAGGTTTTGGTGCACAAAGCTTAGTAAAGGATGTTATAACAGGATTTTTCATTATATTGGAGGACCAATTTGCGGTAGGTGACTATGTGAAATTAACGACATCCAATGTTGCTGAAGGGACAGTATCAGAAATAGGATTAAGAACAACGAAATTAATTGCCTTTACAGGAGAATTATATATTATTCCTAATGGTCAAATTATGGATGTTGTGAACTATTCTATCAATAACTCGAAAGGTATTATTGATTTACAAGTAGGTATTGAAGCGGATATTGAGAAAATAGAGAAACTTGTAACGGAGTATCTACAAACATTGCCTGCACAGTATGAAGAAGTAGAGGGTGTACCTATATTTGTAGGGGTTCAAAATATTGTAGGAACTGAAGTAACAGTTCGAATTGTTGTAGAAACAAAACCATACCAACATTTTGGAATTTCAAGAATTATTAAAAGGGATGTAAAAGATATTTTTGAGAAAAACGGTATACCTATGCCATATCAAAAAATGATGGTTTATAATCAAGAGAGTAATAAAACTGGGGGAGATGATGCATAG
- a CDS encoding spore protease YyaC, producing the protein MQNINEANEIVKRSFVHHEQSGAVWRLSDIFLNHIPFDHEQIIFCCIGTDRSTGDSLGPLTGSFLASYHSFPFRVIGTLENPLHAVNLPSTVEELQQSSTAPFVVAIDACLGAEDNIGQIIVHQGPLLPGKAVKKELPAIGNISVKGIVNVGGFMEMLVLQNTRLKTTYSMSDKIARALLLAWQRYSLKGKYNTNNHSRFDQLGDRIDYSNFN; encoded by the coding sequence ATGCAAAATATTAATGAAGCTAATGAAATTGTAAAAAGATCCTTCGTTCATCATGAACAATCTGGTGCGGTTTGGCGTTTAAGTGATATATTTTTAAACCATATTCCATTTGATCATGAACAAATCATCTTTTGTTGTATCGGAACAGACCGTTCCACTGGAGATTCCCTTGGCCCATTGACAGGAAGCTTTTTAGCCAGCTATCATTCTTTTCCGTTTCGAGTAATTGGAACTTTAGAAAATCCTCTTCATGCTGTCAATTTACCATCAACAGTAGAAGAGTTACAACAATCGAGCACAGCCCCGTTTGTAGTAGCAATAGATGCATGTCTTGGTGCTGAAGATAATATTGGTCAAATTATTGTTCATCAAGGTCCACTTTTACCAGGAAAAGCAGTGAAAAAGGAACTTCCAGCAATCGGAAATATTTCTGTGAAAGGCATTGTAAACGTTGGCGGTTTTATGGAAATGCTTGTCTTACAAAATACTCGTTTAAAAACAACATATTCAATGAGTGATAAGATTGCTAGAGCATTACTTTTAGCTTGGCAGCGTTATTCATTGAAAGGGAAATATAACACAAATAACCACAGTAGATTTGATCAACTTGGTGACAGGATTGATTACTCAAATTTTAATTAA
- the spo0J gene encoding stage 0 sporulation protein J has protein sequence MAKGLGKGISALFPTEPLKNDDSIEKISIQKLVANPYQPRKIFDDEAIEELAQSIIEHGIIQPIVVRKKGSKYEIVVGERRYRAAKLANLEEVPAIVKEMSDEQMMEVAILENLQREDLTPIEEAEAYQSLIEKLNFTQEDLAKRLGKSRPHITNHIRLLQLPEEVRNLVNDGSLSMGHGRTLLGLKNKRRIPELANKVIKHSLNVRQLENLIKEYNSEVSRETSKKVNKDIFVQAKETQLREYFGTNVQIRKSKNKGKIEIEFYSEEDLERILEILKVEEE, from the coding sequence ATGGCTAAAGGATTAGGTAAAGGAATAAGTGCATTATTTCCAACTGAGCCGTTGAAAAATGATGATTCTATTGAAAAAATTTCTATCCAAAAACTAGTAGCCAACCCTTACCAACCACGTAAAATATTTGATGATGAAGCAATTGAAGAACTAGCTCAATCAATAATAGAACATGGAATTATCCAACCAATAGTCGTCCGTAAAAAGGGCTCAAAATATGAAATAGTTGTCGGTGAAAGACGCTATAGAGCTGCAAAATTAGCGAATCTTGAAGAAGTTCCAGCCATTGTCAAAGAAATGTCTGATGAACAAATGATGGAAGTCGCTATTTTAGAAAACTTGCAGCGTGAAGATTTAACACCAATTGAAGAGGCCGAAGCATATCAAAGTTTAATTGAAAAATTAAATTTCACACAAGAAGATTTAGCGAAAAGATTAGGGAAGAGTCGTCCCCATATTACAAACCATATTAGATTGCTACAATTACCAGAGGAAGTGAGAAATCTAGTAAACGATGGATCTCTTTCAATGGGACACGGTAGAACTTTGCTCGGTTTAAAAAATAAACGGAGAATACCGGAATTAGCAAACAAGGTGATTAAACATTCATTAAATGTTCGTCAACTAGAGAATTTAATAAAAGAGTATAACTCAGAAGTTTCACGTGAAACATCAAAAAAAGTAAACAAAGATATATTCGTACAAGCAAAAGAGACACAGTTAAGAGAGTACTTTGGTACAAATGTACAAATCAGGAAATCAAAAAACAAAGGTAAAATTGAAATTGAATTTTATTCTGAGGAAGATTTAGAAAGAATATTAGAAATATTAAAAGTTGAAGAAGAATAA
- the soj gene encoding sporulation initiation inhibitor protein Soj gives MGRIIAITNQKGGVGKTTTSVNLSACLAYLGKKVLLIDIDPQGNATSGIGINKGETQHCVYDVLIDDESLENVIQQTKVENLDAVPATISLAGAEVELVSTISREVRLKHAIENVKEKYDYIIIDCPPSLGLLTINALTASDAVIIPVQCEFYALEGLSQLLSTVRLVQKHLNQELYIDGVVLTMLDARTNLGIQVIEEVKKYFQDKVFKSIIPRNVRLSEAPSHGEPIIIYDPKSRGAEIYLELAREVIKNG, from the coding sequence TTGGGAAGAATTATTGCTATTACTAACCAAAAAGGTGGAGTTGGTAAAACGACAACATCTGTTAATTTAAGCGCTTGTCTTGCATACTTAGGAAAAAAAGTATTATTAATAGATATTGATCCACAAGGTAATGCGACAAGTGGAATTGGTATAAACAAAGGGGAAACTCAACATTGTGTTTATGATGTGTTAATCGATGATGAGAGCCTTGAGAATGTTATACAACAAACAAAAGTTGAAAACTTAGATGCTGTGCCTGCTACAATCTCATTAGCAGGAGCAGAAGTAGAACTTGTTTCAACTATTTCACGTGAAGTCAGATTAAAGCATGCAATAGAAAATGTTAAAGAAAAATATGATTATATTATTATCGATTGTCCGCCATCTCTCGGGTTACTAACCATTAATGCTTTAACAGCATCAGATGCGGTAATCATTCCCGTACAATGTGAATTTTATGCTTTGGAAGGGTTAAGCCAACTTTTATCAACAGTACGATTAGTTCAAAAACATTTAAATCAAGAATTATACATTGATGGTGTTGTATTAACAATGCTAGATGCAAGAACAAACTTAGGGATTCAAGTAATTGAGGAAGTAAAAAAATACTTCCAAGATAAAGTATTTAAATCAATTATTCCACGTAATGTTCGTCTAAGTGAGGCTCCAAGTCATGGAGAACCAATTATTATTTATGATCCAAAATCAAGAGGTGCGGAAATCTATTTAGAGTTGGCAAGGGAAGTGATTAAAAATGGCTAA